The genomic stretch GCGTCGGCCGGCTGGAACAGCTGTTCCTGGTGGCGTCGGCATGAGCCGGGGGCGGGCGTCGCGCGAGGGCATGGCCCTGTTGACCGTCCTGCTGCTGGTGGCGGTGATGGCGGTGGTGGCGGTCGCCATTCTGGACGACGTCCGCTTCTCGGTGCGCCGCACGACCAATGCCGAGACCCAGGCCCAGGCCCAGTGGTACGCCGCCGGCGCCGAGAGCCTGGCCCGGCGTCAGATCGCCGATCTGCTCAAGGCCGACGCGGCGCGCACCCCGCTGGAGCCGCGCTGGAACGGCCGCGTGATGGAATTCCCGGTCGAGGAGGGGGCGATCCGCGCGGTCGTTACCGACGGCCAGAACTGTTTCAACCTGAATTCCCTGGTCTATGGCCAGGGCGAGGATCTGTTCGCCCGGCCCGAGGGGACGACCCAGTTCATCGCCTTGGGGACCGCGCTGGGCCTTTCGCGGGCCCGCATGGCCTCAGCCGCCGCCGCCCTGACCGACTGGATGGACAATGACGCCGAGGCCTCGGCCGGCGGGGCGGAGGATGCGCGCTACGCCGGTCTGGCGACCCCCTATCGCACCGGCGGCGTCATGCTGGCCGACGTCAGCGAGATGCGCGCGGTCGCAGGCGTCGATGCGGATCTGTACCGGCGGCTGCGGCCCTATGTCTGCGCCCTGCCGACCACGGCCCAGGCCCGGCTGAACCCCAACACCCTGACCGAGGCCCAGGCGCCCCTGCTGGTCATGCTGGCGCAGGGGGCGGTGGGGCTTCAGACCGCCCGCGCTGCGGTCGCCGCCCGGCCTGTGTCCGGCTGGTCCAGCGCCGACGCCTTCTGGGCGCAACCGGCCCTGGACGACTTCACCCCCGATGAGGAAACCCAGGGACAAGTCTCTCTGCTGACGCGCTATTTCGATCTTCGGGTCGATATCGACTACGGCGGCGCCCACGCCGTCCGCACCGCTCTTTTGTACGCTGCGCCGGACGGCGCCGTGCGCACCGTCATTCGCCGCTGGACCCCTGAAGAATGAGCCAGACTCGTATCGTCATCATCCCGCCGGCGGCCTCGATGCCGGCCAATTTCCTGACGTTCGACGCGAACGGACGGGTCCTGCAACGCGGGGCGCTGCTGCTGGAGGACGCGGCGACGACGCCGGACGTCCGCACCGTGGCCGTGGCCCCCGGCGCCGACGTCCTGGTCCGCTGGCTGGACCTGCCCGTCGGCGGCGCGGCCCAGGTGCGAGCCGCAGCCCGCTGGGCCCTGAAGGACGATCTGGCCGGGGATCCGGAACGGACCGTGGTGGCGCTCGGACCCGTCACGGCCGAAGGGTCGCGTCTGGTCGCCGCCGTCGGGGCGGGTCTGCTGGAGGCCTGGATCGATTATCTGGCCGGGCTGGGGATTACGCCGGTCGCCATCGTGCCCGACTGTCTGGCGCTGCCGGAACCGGAGGGGGAGGGGCTGAACGCCGCCGCCTTCGGCGCCGACATCGCCCTGCGCGGCCATCGTTTTGCGGCCACGGTCCAGCCGGACCTGGTCGAGGCGGTGGCGGCCGGCCGCGCCGTGGTCGGCATCGAGGATCGCGAGACGCTGGAGCGGCTGCTGGCCGTCGCCGCTGCGGCTCCGGCCATAGACCTGCTGTCCGGCGTTGAGCGTCGGCGCGAGGCTGCGCGGGGCGGCTGGCGGTTGGCGGCGGTTCTGGCGGCCGCGCTCGTCGT from Brevundimonas sp. SL130 encodes the following:
- the gspK gene encoding type II secretion system minor pseudopilin GspK; translated protein: MSRGRASREGMALLTVLLLVAVMAVVAVAILDDVRFSVRRTTNAETQAQAQWYAAGAESLARRQIADLLKADAARTPLEPRWNGRVMEFPVEEGAIRAVVTDGQNCFNLNSLVYGQGEDLFARPEGTTQFIALGTALGLSRARMASAAAALTDWMDNDAEASAGGAEDARYAGLATPYRTGGVMLADVSEMRAVAGVDADLYRRLRPYVCALPTTAQARLNPNTLTEAQAPLLVMLAQGAVGLQTARAAVAARPVSGWSSADAFWAQPALDDFTPDEETQGQVSLLTRYFDLRVDIDYGGAHAVRTALLYAAPDGAVRTVIRRWTPEE
- the gspL gene encoding type II secretion system protein GspL; translation: MSQTRIVIIPPAASMPANFLTFDANGRVLQRGALLLEDAATTPDVRTVAVAPGADVLVRWLDLPVGGAAQVRAAARWALKDDLAGDPERTVVALGPVTAEGSRLVAAVGAGLLEAWIDYLAGLGITPVAIVPDCLALPEPEGEGLNAAAFGADIALRGHRFAATVQPDLVEAVAAGRAVVGIEDRETLERLLAVAAAAPAIDLLSGVERRREAARGGWRLAAVLAAALVVSPLILTVAAGARDQIAADRAEARTLALIAEIMPDAAQAADPMEEARRRLAVAPPPGGLTTVAAALFAAVEQVEGAELDSLSADPAKGVRATVSYPSFSDLETLRAAMATAGLSMSDASTVEDGGRVVSEVVIGGAA